In the genome of Neofelis nebulosa isolate mNeoNeb1 chromosome 8, mNeoNeb1.pri, whole genome shotgun sequence, one region contains:
- the ING4 gene encoding inhibitor of growth protein 4 isoform X1, producing MAAGMYLEHYLDSIENLPFELQRNFQLMRDLDQRTEDLKAEIDKLATEYMSSARSLSSEEKLALLKQIQEAYGKCKEFGDDKVQLAMQTYEMVDKHIRRLDTDLARFEADLKEKQIESSDYDSSSSKGKKKGRTQKEKKAARARSKGKNSDEEAPKAAQKKLKLVRTSPEYGMPSVTFGSVHPSDVLDMPVDPNEPTYCLCHQVSYGEMIGCDNPDCSIEWFHFACVGLTTKPRGKWFCPRCSQERKKK from the exons ATGGCTGCGGGGATGTATTTGGAACATTATCTGGACA GTATCGAAAACCTCCCATTTGAACTGCAGAGAAACTTTCAGCTCATGAGGGACCTGGACCAAAGAACAGAGG ACCTGAAGGCTGAAATTGACAAGTTGGCCACTGAGTATATGAGTAGCGCCCGCAGCCTGAGCTCCGAGGAAAAATTGGCCCTTCTCAAACAGATCCAGGAAGCCTATGGCAAGTGCAAGGAATTTGGTGACGACAAGGTGCAGCTTGCCATGCAGACCTATGAGATG GTGGACAAACACATTCGGCGACTGGACACAGACCTGGCCCGTTTTGAGGCTGATTTGAAGGAGAAGCAGATTGAGTCAAGTGACTATGACAGCTCTTCTAGCAAAGGCAAAAAGA AAGGCCGGactcaaaaggagaagaaagctgCCCGTGCTCGTTCCAAAGGGAAAAACTCAGATGAGGAGGCTCCCAAGGCTGCCCAAAAGAAGTTAAAACTTGTGCGCAC AAGTCCTGAGTATGGGATGCCCTCAGTGACCTTTGGCAGTGTCCACCCCTCTGATGTGTTGGATATGCCTGTGGATCCCAACGAACCCACCTATTGCCTTTGTCACCAGGTCTCCTATGGAGAGATGATTGGCTGTGACAACCCTGAT TGTTCCATCGAGTGGTTCCACTTTGCCTGTGTGGGGCTGACGACCAAGCCTCGGGGGAAATG GTTCTGCCCACGCTGCTCCCAGGAAcggaagaagaaatag
- the ING4 gene encoding inhibitor of growth protein 4 isoform X2, which translates to MAAGMYLEHYLDSIENLPFELQRNFQLMRDLDQRTEDLKAEIDKLATEYMSSARSLSSEEKLALLKQIQEAYGKCKEFGDDKVQLAMQTYEMVDKHIRRLDTDLARFEADLKEKQIESSDYDSSSSKGKKSRTQKEKKAARARSKGKNSDEEAPKAAQKKLKLVRTSPEYGMPSVTFGSVHPSDVLDMPVDPNEPTYCLCHQVSYGEMIGCDNPDCSIEWFHFACVGLTTKPRGKWFCPRCSQERKKK; encoded by the exons ATGGCTGCGGGGATGTATTTGGAACATTATCTGGACA GTATCGAAAACCTCCCATTTGAACTGCAGAGAAACTTTCAGCTCATGAGGGACCTGGACCAAAGAACAGAGG ACCTGAAGGCTGAAATTGACAAGTTGGCCACTGAGTATATGAGTAGCGCCCGCAGCCTGAGCTCCGAGGAAAAATTGGCCCTTCTCAAACAGATCCAGGAAGCCTATGGCAAGTGCAAGGAATTTGGTGACGACAAGGTGCAGCTTGCCATGCAGACCTATGAGATG GTGGACAAACACATTCGGCGACTGGACACAGACCTGGCCCGTTTTGAGGCTGATTTGAAGGAGAAGCAGATTGAGTCAAGTGACTATGACAGCTCTTCTAGCAAAGGCAAAAAGA GCCGGactcaaaaggagaagaaagctgCCCGTGCTCGTTCCAAAGGGAAAAACTCAGATGAGGAGGCTCCCAAGGCTGCCCAAAAGAAGTTAAAACTTGTGCGCAC AAGTCCTGAGTATGGGATGCCCTCAGTGACCTTTGGCAGTGTCCACCCCTCTGATGTGTTGGATATGCCTGTGGATCCCAACGAACCCACCTATTGCCTTTGTCACCAGGTCTCCTATGGAGAGATGATTGGCTGTGACAACCCTGAT TGTTCCATCGAGTGGTTCCACTTTGCCTGTGTGGGGCTGACGACCAAGCCTCGGGGGAAATG GTTCTGCCCACGCTGCTCCCAGGAAcggaagaagaaatag
- the ING4 gene encoding inhibitor of growth protein 4 isoform X5 — translation MAAGMYLEHYLDSIENLPFELQRNFQLMRDLDQRTEDLKAEIDKLATEYMSSARSLSSEEKLALLKQIQEAYGKCKEFGDDKVQLAMQTYEMVDKHIRRLDTDLARFEADLKEKQIESSDYDSSSSKGKKKGRTQKEKKAARARSKGKNSDEEAPKAAQKKLKLVRTVPSSGSTLPVWG, via the exons ATGGCTGCGGGGATGTATTTGGAACATTATCTGGACA GTATCGAAAACCTCCCATTTGAACTGCAGAGAAACTTTCAGCTCATGAGGGACCTGGACCAAAGAACAGAGG ACCTGAAGGCTGAAATTGACAAGTTGGCCACTGAGTATATGAGTAGCGCCCGCAGCCTGAGCTCCGAGGAAAAATTGGCCCTTCTCAAACAGATCCAGGAAGCCTATGGCAAGTGCAAGGAATTTGGTGACGACAAGGTGCAGCTTGCCATGCAGACCTATGAGATG GTGGACAAACACATTCGGCGACTGGACACAGACCTGGCCCGTTTTGAGGCTGATTTGAAGGAGAAGCAGATTGAGTCAAGTGACTATGACAGCTCTTCTAGCAAAGGCAAAAAGA AAGGCCGGactcaaaaggagaagaaagctgCCCGTGCTCGTTCCAAAGGGAAAAACTCAGATGAGGAGGCTCCCAAGGCTGCCCAAAAGAAGTTAAAACTTGTGCGCAC TGTTCCATCGAGTGGTTCCACTTTGCCTGTGTGGGGCTGA
- the ING4 gene encoding inhibitor of growth protein 4 isoform X3: MAAGMYLEHYLDSIENLPFELQRNFQLMRDLDQRTEDLKAEIDKLATEYMSSARSLSSEEKLALLKQIQEAYGKCKEFGDDKVQLAMQTYEMVDKHIRRLDTDLARFEADLKEKQIESSDYDSSSSKEGRTQKEKKAARARSKGKNSDEEAPKAAQKKLKLVRTSPEYGMPSVTFGSVHPSDVLDMPVDPNEPTYCLCHQVSYGEMIGCDNPDCSIEWFHFACVGLTTKPRGKWFCPRCSQERKKK; the protein is encoded by the exons ATGGCTGCGGGGATGTATTTGGAACATTATCTGGACA GTATCGAAAACCTCCCATTTGAACTGCAGAGAAACTTTCAGCTCATGAGGGACCTGGACCAAAGAACAGAGG ACCTGAAGGCTGAAATTGACAAGTTGGCCACTGAGTATATGAGTAGCGCCCGCAGCCTGAGCTCCGAGGAAAAATTGGCCCTTCTCAAACAGATCCAGGAAGCCTATGGCAAGTGCAAGGAATTTGGTGACGACAAGGTGCAGCTTGCCATGCAGACCTATGAGATG GTGGACAAACACATTCGGCGACTGGACACAGACCTGGCCCGTTTTGAGGCTGATTTGAAGGAGAAGCAGATTGAGTCAAGTGACTATGACAGCTCTTCTAGCAAAG AAGGCCGGactcaaaaggagaagaaagctgCCCGTGCTCGTTCCAAAGGGAAAAACTCAGATGAGGAGGCTCCCAAGGCTGCCCAAAAGAAGTTAAAACTTGTGCGCAC AAGTCCTGAGTATGGGATGCCCTCAGTGACCTTTGGCAGTGTCCACCCCTCTGATGTGTTGGATATGCCTGTGGATCCCAACGAACCCACCTATTGCCTTTGTCACCAGGTCTCCTATGGAGAGATGATTGGCTGTGACAACCCTGAT TGTTCCATCGAGTGGTTCCACTTTGCCTGTGTGGGGCTGACGACCAAGCCTCGGGGGAAATG GTTCTGCCCACGCTGCTCCCAGGAAcggaagaagaaatag
- the ING4 gene encoding inhibitor of growth protein 4 isoform X4: protein MAAGMYLEHYLDSIENLPFELQRNFQLMRDLDQRTEDLKAEIDKLATEYMSSARSLSSEEKLALLKQIQEAYGKCKEFGDDKVQLAMQTYEMVDKHIRRLDTDLARFEADLKEKQIESSDYDSSSSKGRTQKEKKAARARSKGKNSDEEAPKAAQKKLKLVRTSPEYGMPSVTFGSVHPSDVLDMPVDPNEPTYCLCHQVSYGEMIGCDNPDCSIEWFHFACVGLTTKPRGKWFCPRCSQERKKK from the exons ATGGCTGCGGGGATGTATTTGGAACATTATCTGGACA GTATCGAAAACCTCCCATTTGAACTGCAGAGAAACTTTCAGCTCATGAGGGACCTGGACCAAAGAACAGAGG ACCTGAAGGCTGAAATTGACAAGTTGGCCACTGAGTATATGAGTAGCGCCCGCAGCCTGAGCTCCGAGGAAAAATTGGCCCTTCTCAAACAGATCCAGGAAGCCTATGGCAAGTGCAAGGAATTTGGTGACGACAAGGTGCAGCTTGCCATGCAGACCTATGAGATG GTGGACAAACACATTCGGCGACTGGACACAGACCTGGCCCGTTTTGAGGCTGATTTGAAGGAGAAGCAGATTGAGTCAAGTGACTATGACAGCTCTTCTAGCAAAG GCCGGactcaaaaggagaagaaagctgCCCGTGCTCGTTCCAAAGGGAAAAACTCAGATGAGGAGGCTCCCAAGGCTGCCCAAAAGAAGTTAAAACTTGTGCGCAC AAGTCCTGAGTATGGGATGCCCTCAGTGACCTTTGGCAGTGTCCACCCCTCTGATGTGTTGGATATGCCTGTGGATCCCAACGAACCCACCTATTGCCTTTGTCACCAGGTCTCCTATGGAGAGATGATTGGCTGTGACAACCCTGAT TGTTCCATCGAGTGGTTCCACTTTGCCTGTGTGGGGCTGACGACCAAGCCTCGGGGGAAATG GTTCTGCCCACGCTGCTCCCAGGAAcggaagaagaaatag